The following coding sequences are from one Diabrotica virgifera virgifera chromosome 2, PGI_DIABVI_V3a window:
- the LOC114339537 gene encoding protein extra-macrochaetae — MKAVVSALCTENGISAISGKITKRKDIENEEIQMYLSKLKDLVPFMPKNKKLSKLEVIQYVIDYICDLQSALETHPAVNAFDAAAALGQKKSQAAVSPRQPLGVRPSPNTILAPCEAPVLQNVTSSEALTPSDRLSSC; from the exons ATGAAGGCCGTAGTCAGTGCATTGTGTACCGAAAACGGGATTTCCGCCATCAGCGGAAAAATCACCAAACGCAAGGATATCGAGAACGAGGAGATTCAGATGTACCTCTCCAAACTCAAGGATCTCGTTCCGTTCATGCCCAAGAACAAGAAACTATCAAAATTGGAAGTTATTCAATACGTTATTGACTATATTTGTGATTTACAAAGTGCTCTGGAAACGCATCCTGCCGTCAATGCTTTTGATGCAGCTGCTGCCTTAGGACAGAAGAAGTCACAAGCAGCAGTCAGCCCCAGGCAGCCTCTAGGAGTCAGGCCGAGCCCCAACACCATCCTGGCACCTTGCGAAGCTCCTGTTCTTCAAAATGTCACG AGTTCCGAAGCCTTAACGCCATCAGATAGGCTAAGTTCCTGTTAA